One uncultured Fretibacterium sp. DNA window includes the following coding sequences:
- the pepT gene encoding peptidase T has product MYSTLERFLKYVTYDTQSVLDAPTVPSTPGQLVLAKEMAEELRALGLKDVEVTEHAYVTATLPGNSLKKVPVVGFIAHLDTATELTGKNVKPRVVKDYDCGDIVLNEAEDVVLSPRDFPFLYNYQGQDLVVTDGTTLLGADNKAGMAEVMGAVEYLVHHPEIEHGDVKVAFTPDEEVGHLAKLLDIEKFGADFAYTFDGGPIGEMCYENFNAANATVRIKGRAVHPGTAKGMMLSAVTMGHEFLSLFPPAEVPAATEWYEGFYHCTRFEARTEAAELYFIIRDHNAKKFAERKAFMERAVKWMRDRYGADRFELEMKDQYYNMADKMVGNMHVVDTAIEAMKELGITPLIIPMRGGTDGAALSWRGLLTPNIFTGGHNYHGRFEFIPVQAMEKATAMVLKILELYVRKAG; this is encoded by the coding sequence ATGTATTCGACGCTCGAACGTTTTTTGAAGTATGTGACCTACGACACGCAGTCCGTCCTGGATGCCCCCACCGTGCCCAGCACGCCGGGGCAGCTCGTTTTGGCGAAAGAGATGGCCGAGGAGCTGCGGGCGCTGGGTTTGAAGGACGTGGAGGTGACGGAGCACGCCTATGTCACGGCGACGCTGCCCGGCAACTCCTTGAAGAAAGTGCCCGTCGTCGGCTTCATCGCGCACCTGGATACGGCGACCGAGCTGACCGGCAAGAACGTCAAGCCCCGGGTGGTGAAGGACTATGACTGCGGCGACATCGTCCTGAACGAGGCGGAGGACGTGGTGCTCTCCCCGCGGGACTTCCCCTTCCTGTATAACTACCAGGGTCAGGACCTCGTGGTGACGGACGGAACCACGCTGCTGGGCGCGGACAACAAGGCCGGCATGGCCGAGGTGATGGGGGCGGTGGAGTACCTGGTTCACCACCCGGAGATCGAGCATGGCGACGTCAAGGTCGCCTTCACCCCCGACGAGGAGGTGGGGCACCTGGCAAAACTGCTGGACATCGAGAAGTTTGGGGCGGACTTCGCCTATACGTTCGACGGCGGTCCCATCGGCGAGATGTGCTACGAGAACTTCAACGCGGCGAACGCGACGGTGCGGATCAAGGGCCGGGCGGTGCACCCGGGGACGGCCAAGGGCATGATGCTGAGCGCGGTGACGATGGGGCACGAGTTCCTGTCGCTTTTCCCGCCCGCGGAGGTTCCCGCTGCGACGGAGTGGTACGAGGGGTTCTACCACTGCACGCGCTTCGAGGCGAGGACCGAGGCCGCCGAGCTGTACTTCATCATCCGCGACCATAACGCGAAAAAGTTCGCAGAGCGCAAGGCCTTCATGGAGCGGGCCGTGAAGTGGATGCGGGACAGGTACGGCGCGGACCGGTTCGAGCTGGAGATGAAGGATCAGTATTACAACATGGCCGACAAGATGGTTGGGAACATGCACGTCGTGGATACGGCGATAGAGGCGATGAAGGAGCTGGGCATCACGCCGCTCATCATCCCGATGCGCGGCGGCACGGACGGAGCGGCGCTCTCCTGGCGCGGGCTCCTGACCCCCAACATCTTCACGGGCGGGCACAACTACCACGGTCGCTTCGAGTTCATCCCCGTGCAGGCGATGGAGAAGGCCACCGCGATGGTGCTGAAGATCCTGGAGTTGTACGTGAGGAAGGCCGGCTGA